The Lagopus muta isolate bLagMut1 chromosome 8, bLagMut1 primary, whole genome shotgun sequence genome contains a region encoding:
- the NAB1 gene encoding NGFI-A-binding protein 1 isoform X2, whose amino-acid sequence MKQVLSSVMASALPRTLGELQLYRILQKANLLFYFDAFIQQGGDDVQQLCEAGEEEFLEIMALVGMASKPLHVRRLQKALRDWVTNPGLFNQPLTSLPVSSIPIYKLPEGSPAWLGISCSSYERNSAAREPHLKIPKCAATTCVQSVGASKSDVVGSLSLQSSSEPRLWQGHHTTESEHSLSPADLGSPASPKENSETLDAAAALSVAECVERMVPSLPKSDLNEVKELLKTNKKLAKMIGHIFEMSDEDPHKEEEIRKYSAIYGRFDSKRKDGKHLTLHELTVNEAAAQLCVKDNALLTRRDELFALARQISREVTYKYTYRTTKSKCGERDELSPKRIKIEDGYPDFQDAVQTLYQPDKMPLALAKGKSEDSAALNSQSEKVMAKQMEFLCNQAGLERRLSTGCYRQNSEEHSPNGMSLDNVDGQGERPLNLRMSNLPSRQLQHISLDGEQHVGKPLCSELIRLYPGGEAKSQSSEGLGILKDFPHSAFNNIERKVIKTEPEDTR is encoded by the exons ATGAAACAG GTTCTGTCATCCGTGATGGCGTCAGCGCTACCCAGAACCCTTGGGGAACTGCAGCTGTATCGAATACTACAAAAAGCAAATCTCTTGTTCTACTTCGATGCCTTCATTCAGCAGGGTGGTGATGACgtccagcagctctgtgaagcCGGTGAAGAGGAGTTTTTGGAGATAATGGCTCTGGTAGGCATGGCGAGCAAGCCGCTTCACGTGCGACGGTTGCAGAAGGCCCTGAGGGACTGGGTGACAAACCCTGGTCTTTTTAACCAGCCTCTCACTTCCTTACCAGTCAGCAGCATTCCGATCTATAAACTGCCAGAAGGGTCTCCTGCGTGGCTGGGGATATCCTGCAGTAGTTACGAACGGAACAGCGCTGCCAGAGAGCCTCACTTGAAGATTCCAAAATGCGCTGCCACAACTTGCGTGCAGAGCGTGGGTGCGAGCAAATCTGATGTGGTGGGGAGCTTATCACTACAGAGCAGCAGCGAGCCGAGGCTCTGGCAAGGACACCACACGACAGAGAGCGAGCATAGCCTTTCCCCGGCTGACCTCGGCTCTCCCGCTTCACCAAAGGAGAACAGCGAGACGCTGGATGCCGCTGCTGCTCTGTCAGTTGCTGAATGCGTAGAACGTATGGTTCCCTCCTTGCCCAAAAGTGACTTGAATGAAGTCAAGGagttactgaaaacaaataagaaactGGCAAAGATGATTGGTCACATCTTTGAGATGAGCGATGAGGACCCTCACAAAGAGGAGGAAATCAGGAAGTACAGTGCAATATATGGCAGATTTGACTCAAAAAGAAAGGATGGCAAGCATCTTACTCTCCACGAG CTAACAGTTAACgaagcagctgctcagctgtgtgTGAAAGATAACGCGCTGCTGACCAGGAGAGATGAACTCTTCGCGCTAGCTCGGCAAATCTCTCGAGAAGTTACGTACAAGTATACTTACAGGACCACCAA ATCTAAATGTGGAGAAAGGGATGAACTGTCACCAAAGAGAATCAAAATAGAG GATGGTTATCCTGACTTCCAGGACGCAGTCCAAACGCTCTATCAGCCAGACAAAATGCCGCTTGCTTTGGCTAAGGGAAAGAGTGAGGATTCGGCAGCTCTGAATTCCCAG TCTGAAAAGGTGATGGCAAAACAGATGGAGTTTCTTTGCAACCAGGCTGGATTAGAGAGACGTCTTTCCACAGGGTGTTACAGGCAAAACTCAGAAGAGCACAGCCCCAATGGCATGTCATTAGATAATGTTGATGGACAAG GTGAAAGGCCGCTGAATCTCCGGATGTCAAATCTTCCCAGTAGACAGTTGCAGCACATTTCACTTGATGGAGAGCAGCATGTTGGAAAACCTCTGTGCAGTGAATTGATCCGGCTTTACCCTGGTGGTGAGGCTAAGTCCCAGTCCTCAG AAGGCCTTGGTATCTTAAAGGATTTTCCTCACTCAGCTTTTAACAACATTGAAAGGAAGGTCATCAAAACAGAACCTGAGGACACAAGATAG
- the NAB1 gene encoding NGFI-A-binding protein 1 isoform X4, with the protein MEMYYETVLSSVMASALPRTLGELQLYRILQKANLLFYFDAFIQQGGDDVQQLCEAGEEEFLEIMALLTVNEAAAQLCVKDNALLTRRDELFALARQISREVTYKYTYRTTKSKCGERDELSPKRIKIEDGYPDFQDAVQTLYQPDKMPLALAKGKSEDSAALNSQSEKVMAKQMEFLCNQAGLERRLSTGCYRQNSEEHSPNGMSLDNVDGQGERPLNLRMSNLPSRQLQHISLDGEQHVGKPLCSELIRLYPGGEAKSQSSEGLGILKDFPHSAFNNIERKVIKTEPEDTR; encoded by the exons ATGGAGATGTATTATGAAACG GTTCTGTCATCCGTGATGGCGTCAGCGCTACCCAGAACCCTTGGGGAACTGCAGCTGTATCGAATACTACAAAAAGCAAATCTCTTGTTCTACTTCGATGCCTTCATTCAGCAGGGTGGTGATGACgtccagcagctctgtgaagcCGGTGAAGAGGAGTTTTTGGAGATAATGGCTCTG CTAACAGTTAACgaagcagctgctcagctgtgtgTGAAAGATAACGCGCTGCTGACCAGGAGAGATGAACTCTTCGCGCTAGCTCGGCAAATCTCTCGAGAAGTTACGTACAAGTATACTTACAGGACCACCAA ATCTAAATGTGGAGAAAGGGATGAACTGTCACCAAAGAGAATCAAAATAGAG GATGGTTATCCTGACTTCCAGGACGCAGTCCAAACGCTCTATCAGCCAGACAAAATGCCGCTTGCTTTGGCTAAGGGAAAGAGTGAGGATTCGGCAGCTCTGAATTCCCAG TCTGAAAAGGTGATGGCAAAACAGATGGAGTTTCTTTGCAACCAGGCTGGATTAGAGAGACGTCTTTCCACAGGGTGTTACAGGCAAAACTCAGAAGAGCACAGCCCCAATGGCATGTCATTAGATAATGTTGATGGACAAG GTGAAAGGCCGCTGAATCTCCGGATGTCAAATCTTCCCAGTAGACAGTTGCAGCACATTTCACTTGATGGAGAGCAGCATGTTGGAAAACCTCTGTGCAGTGAATTGATCCGGCTTTACCCTGGTGGTGAGGCTAAGTCCCAGTCCTCAG AAGGCCTTGGTATCTTAAAGGATTTTCCTCACTCAGCTTTTAACAACATTGAAAGGAAGGTCATCAAAACAGAACCTGAGGACACAAGATAG
- the NAB1 gene encoding NGFI-A-binding protein 1 isoform X1, with the protein MEMYYETVLSSVMASALPRTLGELQLYRILQKANLLFYFDAFIQQGGDDVQQLCEAGEEEFLEIMALVGMASKPLHVRRLQKALRDWVTNPGLFNQPLTSLPVSSIPIYKLPEGSPAWLGISCSSYERNSAAREPHLKIPKCAATTCVQSVGASKSDVVGSLSLQSSSEPRLWQGHHTTESEHSLSPADLGSPASPKENSETLDAAAALSVAECVERMVPSLPKSDLNEVKELLKTNKKLAKMIGHIFEMSDEDPHKEEEIRKYSAIYGRFDSKRKDGKHLTLHELTVNEAAAQLCVKDNALLTRRDELFALARQISREVTYKYTYRTTKSKCGERDELSPKRIKIEDGYPDFQDAVQTLYQPDKMPLALAKGKSEDSAALNSQSEKVMAKQMEFLCNQAGLERRLSTGCYRQNSEEHSPNGMSLDNVDGQGERPLNLRMSNLPSRQLQHISLDGEQHVGKPLCSELIRLYPGGEAKSQSSEGLGILKDFPHSAFNNIERKVIKTEPEDTR; encoded by the exons ATGGAGATGTATTATGAAACG GTTCTGTCATCCGTGATGGCGTCAGCGCTACCCAGAACCCTTGGGGAACTGCAGCTGTATCGAATACTACAAAAAGCAAATCTCTTGTTCTACTTCGATGCCTTCATTCAGCAGGGTGGTGATGACgtccagcagctctgtgaagcCGGTGAAGAGGAGTTTTTGGAGATAATGGCTCTGGTAGGCATGGCGAGCAAGCCGCTTCACGTGCGACGGTTGCAGAAGGCCCTGAGGGACTGGGTGACAAACCCTGGTCTTTTTAACCAGCCTCTCACTTCCTTACCAGTCAGCAGCATTCCGATCTATAAACTGCCAGAAGGGTCTCCTGCGTGGCTGGGGATATCCTGCAGTAGTTACGAACGGAACAGCGCTGCCAGAGAGCCTCACTTGAAGATTCCAAAATGCGCTGCCACAACTTGCGTGCAGAGCGTGGGTGCGAGCAAATCTGATGTGGTGGGGAGCTTATCACTACAGAGCAGCAGCGAGCCGAGGCTCTGGCAAGGACACCACACGACAGAGAGCGAGCATAGCCTTTCCCCGGCTGACCTCGGCTCTCCCGCTTCACCAAAGGAGAACAGCGAGACGCTGGATGCCGCTGCTGCTCTGTCAGTTGCTGAATGCGTAGAACGTATGGTTCCCTCCTTGCCCAAAAGTGACTTGAATGAAGTCAAGGagttactgaaaacaaataagaaactGGCAAAGATGATTGGTCACATCTTTGAGATGAGCGATGAGGACCCTCACAAAGAGGAGGAAATCAGGAAGTACAGTGCAATATATGGCAGATTTGACTCAAAAAGAAAGGATGGCAAGCATCTTACTCTCCACGAG CTAACAGTTAACgaagcagctgctcagctgtgtgTGAAAGATAACGCGCTGCTGACCAGGAGAGATGAACTCTTCGCGCTAGCTCGGCAAATCTCTCGAGAAGTTACGTACAAGTATACTTACAGGACCACCAA ATCTAAATGTGGAGAAAGGGATGAACTGTCACCAAAGAGAATCAAAATAGAG GATGGTTATCCTGACTTCCAGGACGCAGTCCAAACGCTCTATCAGCCAGACAAAATGCCGCTTGCTTTGGCTAAGGGAAAGAGTGAGGATTCGGCAGCTCTGAATTCCCAG TCTGAAAAGGTGATGGCAAAACAGATGGAGTTTCTTTGCAACCAGGCTGGATTAGAGAGACGTCTTTCCACAGGGTGTTACAGGCAAAACTCAGAAGAGCACAGCCCCAATGGCATGTCATTAGATAATGTTGATGGACAAG GTGAAAGGCCGCTGAATCTCCGGATGTCAAATCTTCCCAGTAGACAGTTGCAGCACATTTCACTTGATGGAGAGCAGCATGTTGGAAAACCTCTGTGCAGTGAATTGATCCGGCTTTACCCTGGTGGTGAGGCTAAGTCCCAGTCCTCAG AAGGCCTTGGTATCTTAAAGGATTTTCCTCACTCAGCTTTTAACAACATTGAAAGGAAGGTCATCAAAACAGAACCTGAGGACACAAGATAG
- the NAB1 gene encoding NGFI-A-binding protein 1 isoform X3, whose amino-acid sequence MASALPRTLGELQLYRILQKANLLFYFDAFIQQGGDDVQQLCEAGEEEFLEIMALVGMASKPLHVRRLQKALRDWVTNPGLFNQPLTSLPVSSIPIYKLPEGSPAWLGISCSSYERNSAAREPHLKIPKCAATTCVQSVGASKSDVVGSLSLQSSSEPRLWQGHHTTESEHSLSPADLGSPASPKENSETLDAAAALSVAECVERMVPSLPKSDLNEVKELLKTNKKLAKMIGHIFEMSDEDPHKEEEIRKYSAIYGRFDSKRKDGKHLTLHELTVNEAAAQLCVKDNALLTRRDELFALARQISREVTYKYTYRTTKSKCGERDELSPKRIKIEDGYPDFQDAVQTLYQPDKMPLALAKGKSEDSAALNSQSEKVMAKQMEFLCNQAGLERRLSTGCYRQNSEEHSPNGMSLDNVDGQGERPLNLRMSNLPSRQLQHISLDGEQHVGKPLCSELIRLYPGGEAKSQSSEGLGILKDFPHSAFNNIERKVIKTEPEDTR is encoded by the exons ATGGCGTCAGCGCTACCCAGAACCCTTGGGGAACTGCAGCTGTATCGAATACTACAAAAAGCAAATCTCTTGTTCTACTTCGATGCCTTCATTCAGCAGGGTGGTGATGACgtccagcagctctgtgaagcCGGTGAAGAGGAGTTTTTGGAGATAATGGCTCTGGTAGGCATGGCGAGCAAGCCGCTTCACGTGCGACGGTTGCAGAAGGCCCTGAGGGACTGGGTGACAAACCCTGGTCTTTTTAACCAGCCTCTCACTTCCTTACCAGTCAGCAGCATTCCGATCTATAAACTGCCAGAAGGGTCTCCTGCGTGGCTGGGGATATCCTGCAGTAGTTACGAACGGAACAGCGCTGCCAGAGAGCCTCACTTGAAGATTCCAAAATGCGCTGCCACAACTTGCGTGCAGAGCGTGGGTGCGAGCAAATCTGATGTGGTGGGGAGCTTATCACTACAGAGCAGCAGCGAGCCGAGGCTCTGGCAAGGACACCACACGACAGAGAGCGAGCATAGCCTTTCCCCGGCTGACCTCGGCTCTCCCGCTTCACCAAAGGAGAACAGCGAGACGCTGGATGCCGCTGCTGCTCTGTCAGTTGCTGAATGCGTAGAACGTATGGTTCCCTCCTTGCCCAAAAGTGACTTGAATGAAGTCAAGGagttactgaaaacaaataagaaactGGCAAAGATGATTGGTCACATCTTTGAGATGAGCGATGAGGACCCTCACAAAGAGGAGGAAATCAGGAAGTACAGTGCAATATATGGCAGATTTGACTCAAAAAGAAAGGATGGCAAGCATCTTACTCTCCACGAG CTAACAGTTAACgaagcagctgctcagctgtgtgTGAAAGATAACGCGCTGCTGACCAGGAGAGATGAACTCTTCGCGCTAGCTCGGCAAATCTCTCGAGAAGTTACGTACAAGTATACTTACAGGACCACCAA ATCTAAATGTGGAGAAAGGGATGAACTGTCACCAAAGAGAATCAAAATAGAG GATGGTTATCCTGACTTCCAGGACGCAGTCCAAACGCTCTATCAGCCAGACAAAATGCCGCTTGCTTTGGCTAAGGGAAAGAGTGAGGATTCGGCAGCTCTGAATTCCCAG TCTGAAAAGGTGATGGCAAAACAGATGGAGTTTCTTTGCAACCAGGCTGGATTAGAGAGACGTCTTTCCACAGGGTGTTACAGGCAAAACTCAGAAGAGCACAGCCCCAATGGCATGTCATTAGATAATGTTGATGGACAAG GTGAAAGGCCGCTGAATCTCCGGATGTCAAATCTTCCCAGTAGACAGTTGCAGCACATTTCACTTGATGGAGAGCAGCATGTTGGAAAACCTCTGTGCAGTGAATTGATCCGGCTTTACCCTGGTGGTGAGGCTAAGTCCCAGTCCTCAG AAGGCCTTGGTATCTTAAAGGATTTTCCTCACTCAGCTTTTAACAACATTGAAAGGAAGGTCATCAAAACAGAACCTGAGGACACAAGATAG